The genome window AATGGGCTCCGATCATCAGCAGGATGTCGATCCTGACAAAATCATTGATCTCGGCACGCGCATTCCAGTGCTGCGGACTCCGATTGCCCCTGAACTGTTCACAGAGGCCGCCCGCAGTCTGCCTGAACCTTACGCCCAGACATTGAGGGAGGCCCTCGCTGAGCAGTGGAGGATCCCTGAGCAGCACGTAGTTTGTTGCACTAGCACAGCCGAGGCATACCTGGCCATCGCCGAGTACTTCCGACAGACTTCTGTGTTGTTGCCCCGACCTTGTTCCTCTGCTTACGAACGGGTAACCACCTTATGCCGATTACGTCAAATTTCTTTTGATCTGAGGCAGGAAGAGGATTTTCAATTCAATGAAAGCCAACTCAAAAATGAGTTAACTTCTGTAGCTTTGA of SAR324 cluster bacterium contains these proteins:
- a CDS encoding aminotransferase class I/II-fold pyridoxal phosphate-dependent enzyme → MSKKVQQLSTDNEMGSDHQQDVDPDKIIDLGTRIPVLRTPIAPELFTEAARSLPEPYAQTLREALAEQWRIPEQHVVCCTSTAEAYLAIAEYFRQTSVLLPRPCSSAYERVTTLCRLRQISFDLRQEEDFQFNESQLKNELTSVALIMLGNPHNPTGQCFSRKTLLSLIDDNPQTCFMIDESDLALVDLDSTNSLVPTIRSNLIVLRTLTESHG